The genomic region GTGACCAGTGAGTGCTATTTCTCCCCGCGCTGGAAGGAGCTTCTGGGCTTTGCCGACGACGAGCTGGAAAATCAGGTCGACACCTTCTACTCCCGCCTGCACGCTGACGACGTTGCCCTGGCGCAGGAGGCGCTTGAGGCGCACCTGGCAGGCAAGGCGCCGCTGGACGTGGAACTTAGGCTGAAACACCGCGAGGGACAATACCTGCGGTTTCGCATCCGGGGGCAGGCGGAATGGGACAGCCTGGGGGCGCCGGTCCGCCTTTCAGGTGCGCTTTCCGACGTAACCGAGCGCCAGCTCATGGAAGAGCAGCTCAGGCAGTCGCAGAAGATGGAGGCGGTAGGGCAGCTGGCCGGCGGGGTCGCCCACGACTTCAACAACATCCTCACCGTGATCGCCGGCTATGCCAACATGCTCAGGATGGACCTCCCCCCCCACGGGAACGAGGTGAGGCTCGCGGAACAGATCGCCCTCGCCACCGAAAAGGCCGCCGAATTGACCAAGGGGCTTCTTGCCTTCAGCCGGAAGCAGCCGATGGCACCTCAGAAGCTCGACCTGGGAGAGGTCGTGCAGCGCGTGGAGAACTTCCTTGTCCGCGTCATCGGCGAGGACATCCAGCTGAAGACGCGTCTGCTCCCGGACTCGCTCCCGGTGTGGATCGACCCCGGGCAGATAGAACAGGTGCTCATCAACCTGGCCGCGAACGCGCGGGACGCCATGGGAAACGGAGGGACCTTTACCATCGCGACCGGGCTTTTAGAGGCGGACGGCTCGCTCCCCTCCTTCTGCGGCCCCAATGGGCGCTATGCCGTCATCATCGTGTCCGATAACGGCAAGGGGATGGACGCCGAGACCAGTAAGAGGATCTTCGAGCCTTTCTACACCACCAAGGAGGTGGGGAAGGGGACCGGCCTCGGCATGGCCATCGTCTACGGGATAGTGCAGCAGCACAAGGGATACATCGCCGTCAACAGCAAGCCCGGAGAAGGCACCTCCTTCAGCATCTATTTTCCGCTCGCCGAAGACGAGGTCGAAATGTACCGGGAGCCTGCTGCCGACCTCGAGCCGGAACAGGGGACCGAGACCATCCTGGTTGCCGAAGACGACCCGAGCGTGCGCAACCTGGTGGACATGGTGCTCACCAAGTACGGCTACCGGGTGATCCTGGCAGAGAACGGGCAGGAGGTGGTGGATCGCTTCACCGCCCACTCAAGCGACATCGGGCTCATCCTGATGGACATCATCATGCCGCGCAAAAACGGCATCGAGGCGTTCGCCGAGATCAAGAAGCTGCAGCCAGAGGCGAAGGTCCTCTTCACCAGCGGCTACACCTCCGACTTCATCGAGAGCCGCGGCATGGAAGAGGGGGTCGAACTGATCATGAAGCCGGTGCAGCCGGTACAACTGCTGCGCAAGGTGAGGGAAGTGCTGGAGAGATAAGCTGGGGCTTTCGGGAACAGTAAAGGGCAGCGCCTGGTCATTGGGCGCTGCCCTTTTTGTTGCCGGCGTTTACCTTCTTGCTTCAGGTGAAGTCCCGGGCGTTTATGACCAGGCCGCTGCGGGCGCCGTGTATGCTGGCCCAGTAAGCCTGCGCCACGTCCTGGGCGGGCATCCCCGCTGAGCTGTCCATGTCCAGCGCTTCGAGGGTCTCCTTGACCCAGGGAGGGCTTACCACGTTGATCCTGATTCCCCGCGGCAGCTCGAGCGCGGCGGCGCGGACGAACCCTTCTAGCCCGGCGTTGATCATGCTGATGGAGGAGCTCCCGGGCATCGGTTGGTGGCTCAGGACCCCGCTGGTCAGGGTAAAGGAGCCATGATCGCGGATGTAGTGCATCCCCACCCGCACCAGGTTGACCTGGCCCATCAGCTTTCCCGTGAGCCCCGTCTGGAAGTCATCGTCGGTCAATTCCGCCAGGGAGCCGAACCTTGCCACCCCAGCGGCGCAGACCAGCGCGTCGAACTCTCCGGCCTCCCTGAACATCGACTCTATCGACTCCTTCTGCGACATGTCGACCCTGAAATCGCCGCTTCTGAAAGCGACCCTGACGACTTCGTGCTCGGTAGATAGAAGCCTGGCCACGGCTTTCCCTATGGTTCCGGTTGCTCCGACGACGATGATTCGCATAAGCAGACCTCCCGTATTGGCGCTTTTTATGGCTCCCGACCCAACGCAGGGGGAGCTGGCGCCGCCCTACAGGCCGAGGTACAGGGTGAAGTATACTTGGTTTTCGCCGCCGCGGTTGAAGCCGTGGGCGAAACCTAGGGCGGGGGTGACCTTGGCCCAGTAGCCGATGGTCATGTCGGCTCTGAGCTCGGCTCCGGCGCCGACCCTGGTTTCGTTGGCGTGAAAGCTCCTGTTGTCGTCCCAGACCTGGCCCGCGTCCGCGAAGAGCGCGCCGTGCACCTTCTCCAGGAAGGCGGGAGCCGTTCCGGGGCCGGTGAAGGGGTAGGCGAGCGGGGCGCGGTACTCGACGGTTCCGGTGGCTACGTACTTTCCGGTCATGGAGCGGGTTGGGTAGCCGCGCAGCGGGTACTGGTTGTACTCCGAGGGGGCGCCCCCGATCTGGAAGGCCTGCTGACCGTACTGCAGGTCCCCGTCGGCGAGAGCTGCGGACAAGCGCAGGTAGAGCACCGGGTGCGGCAACTGCGTCTTCGACAGGCGCAGGTACTGTTCGTAGCGTGCGCTGTATTCGGAGAGGTTTTGATCGGCTCCGATGTCGCGACCGAAGTATCGGTACAGGAAAGTCAGGTCGCACCCCTCCTCTGGACTGATGGAGTAGGGGTACTTGAGGGCGCTGCTGTAGCTGATCCCCGCGAAGAGGTTGTTCCTGCGCCCCTGGAACACCGGGATCCCGCCGAAGGTGCCGTCGCTACTCAGGCGGCTCAAGGCCTTCTGGTCCAAAAGCTCGTATCCCCCCTTGATGCGGTAGGAAGACTCCAGGAAATTGACAGGTATGGATGCTTCCAGCTCCGCCCCGCGGTTCACCTCCCAGAAGTCATAACCTTTCTGGTACAGGTCGCTGTAGACAAAGGGCTCGTTATGCGCCCGAAGCGACAGGGTGGGGTAGAAGTAGTCGTTCAGGTAGGTAAGGTTGAAATAGCCGCGCTTTCTACCCTCGCTGTATGCGGCACTGATGGCGTAGGAGTTGTAACCCAGGACGTCCGCGCCGGCGGTGAAGGCGCCGATCACGGACTGGTCCGAGCCGTCGCCGTAGATCTTAGGCAGCCAGAAGCGCGGCAGCAGCGTTTTGGCCGCGCTGTAGCGCGAAGGGGAGGGTGCCGCGGCCGAGTCCGCCTCTGCCTCCGTTGCCAGGGATGCGGTACGTGCCGAGGGAAGCGAAGGGCCGCGTGTGAGGCTCCACCTGGAGCGGTCGATTTCCATGCGAGCGATCTTGAACCCCTTGGAGCTGTAACTTGCCAACAGCAGCGAAGAGCCGTCCGGGGCGGGGGCGGGCTGAATGGCACCGGCCAGAAGGTGGCTTACCTGGTAACTCGAGCCTCCCTTCAGATCGAAAGCGAAGAGGTTGAACACCCCGGTCTCGTCGGAGATGTAGTAAATGGCGGAGCCGTCCGGCGCCCAGATGGGGAAGGCGAAGGTGTGGCTGGCCCTGAAAAGGGCGCGGTCGGTTTTCTCGGCCGTATCGTAAATCCGGAGCGCGCTCATGCCGGTGTTGTCGGTAAGGATATAACAGATGCTGCGGCCGTCGGGCGAGAAGCTGGGGGAGGAGACCCGTTCCAGCGTGTAGCCGGTAACCGGGAGCGGCTGCGCCTTGTCCCCCAGGCTCAGGTCGAAAAGCGCCAGGTTCTGGCTTCCTCGCGAGCTGACGACGGCGGCTGCTGTCCTGCCGTCCGGCGCCACCTGCGCGTTGCCCAGCCGCTCTCCCCTGGTGAGCCTTTTCGTCTCGCCGCTCTCCAGATGGTGGACGTAGAGGTCCTGGTACACGTTGAAGCCGCGCTCGATTTCGGCCTGGGTGAAGTAGAGGCTCTTGCCGTCGGGGGACCAGCTTAGGCTTCCGTCCGAGAGCTGGCGCCGGAACTGCGCCAGCACGTTCTTCCCCGAGGCGTCGGTTACTACGACCGAGGTGTGATCGTTGGGGTCGCGCCTGGTGAAGGCGATTCTGCTCCCGTCCGGGGAATAGCGCGGGTTGGTGAGGTTCTCACCCTGGTCGTTGACGACGGTGAGCGGAGTAAAGGGGACGCGGGAAAGCTCCTTGATCCTCGCTCTTTGCTCCAGCTTCAGGGCGACGATCATGTCACGGTAGATGTCGCTGTAATCCTTGCCGTTGAAAAGATCCTCCGGCGGGCTGTTGATCAGGTAGGGGAAGCGCCCGGAGTGTGCGATGGCGAGTTTTCCCGCCGCTTCGGGGCCGTAGGTCTCGGCGATGTAGCGCTGCAGGCGATAGCCGTACATGTAGGCCAGGTGGCCGGATGGCCAGTAGGGCACGTCGCCGTTTATCTGGTCCACGGAGGGGAGGTCGTCATCCGCTACGGCGGAGCGGAACACCATGTCGTAGTAGGTTCCCTTGCCGCGGCCGACTCCCGTGTATTTCGACTCGGCCCAGGTCGCCATCCCCTCGTGCCACCAGCGCGGCAGGAAGGTATTGGGGGGCGCTGTGGCGATGAAGAAGAGAACCGACAGCGGGTCGAGGCTGGGGAAGGGCTTGCCGAAGATGGCCCGGGTCACCTTGGAATAGCCGCGGGCTGGATCGGCGGAGAGTATGTGCGCGTATTCGTGGGTGAATAGGACCCTGAGCCAGTCGTCGTATTCCCCGAGCGTGGAGGCGACTGACGGCGGGACCACCTGCAAGTACACCGCGTTGTAAGGGATGGTGACGGCAAGCCCGTTTATGAAGTCGGAGTCGTCGATGAGCACCACCTGTGTTTTTCCGGCCGGCTGCCACCCGAATTCCCGGGCCAGCAGGGGGTGCGTCTCTTCGGCGATGGCCGCTACCTTACGGGAAACCTCTTCCAGCCCCTGGTGGTAGTGGATGGAGAAGTGTTCGGTCTCGATGGTCGAGTAGGAGAAGGAGGTGTCGAATTTCGCTGCAAATGAAAGGGAAACAGTGCACAGCACCAGCGTTGCCGCCAATAGTAACGTTCTCATAGCATCCTTTCTTTCAAGTTGGTGACGCTATTCTACTCCCACCAGTTCGCGCCCCTTGGGGTACTCGATGACGATATCGTAGGAGACCTTCTTCTTCTCACCCGGTGCCAGGTTCAGCTTCCATTCCAGCGTCCCGTCTTCCTTGGCCTCGGAGGGAAGAGGGTCTGCGTCTTCCAGCTTCACCTTGATCTCCGCGTTGGAGGGAAGCGGCTGCTGGTCGAGCAGGGTAAGCGCGACCTCTTTTTTCTTGAAGTTTTCCAGTTCGATCGTTACATGGTAGGTCACGTTGTTGCCGCTGATGAGCCCCGCCTTTTTCGCCACCCGGGCCGCTTCCCGCTTCACCTTCACCTGATCGTCGGACCCGAAGTAAAGGTCGAACTCTTCGCCGGAGCTGACGGTTTTTACACGGCTTTTGCCGACGAAGGTTGCGTCGTTGAAGATGTTCACCTCCCCGGCCAGAAGAGGATAGGGGGTGTTGTTCAGGACCTTGGACTTGAGGTAGACGCGCGGCGAGAGCTTCGGGACGGTCAGGTACTCGGCGTTTACCGGGACCTTCTCGCTCGCTATGACGCTGCCGGCGCGGGTGCCGTCGGCCGGGACGTCGACCGGCCGCGCCACCTGGAAGAGCACCGAGGTCTGCCCCTGCGCCACGTCCGAGGTGAGAGGCTGCGCTTCCTCGACCCGGTCGGCCGCAGACCCCACCGGGTAGGCGCCAAAGGCCGGTTCAGGAGCAGGGGCTGCCATTTCCTTCATGGCGCGCGGAGCGTAGGCTATGGGGCGGGGAGGCTCGTAGAAGGAGACGTGCCAGGGGGAGAGCTCAGGCGCGCCGCCACCGACCTCGGGAGCCGCGGTCGACAGTGAGAGCTTCACGCCAGGCCACGCCTCACCTGTTTTCTGCGCCACCTGGGCGCGGTACACGAGTTCGGCCTCCTTGCCGTCGGCGCCCAGGCGCACGTCGTACAAGGGCTCCCAGGTAGCCTGGCTCACCAGGTAGGAGAGGTCGAGGTCGAATTTCAGGTCCCGATCCGCCTCGATCGCAACCTGCGCCGATTTCACTTCTCTGTGCGTCTCGGCGAGGTGTTGCTCCAGCTCCTTCCTGAGTGCCGCTATCTTGTCGTTGAGCGGTTTCTTCGCTGCCTCCGCTTCGTTGAGCTGCTGCTCCACTTTGCCGACGTTGTCGCCTACGAAGCGTACAGCTTCCCCTAACTCGGCGGTGGTCGGCTTGCCTGCGGAAAGCTCCTTGGAGATCCGCTCCGACCAGCCTACCCGGATGGAATCGATGAAGGCCCTCTGGGAGGCGAGCGCCTTGCGCTTGGCCTCTATGCTTTCCACTTGGCGGGTGAGGGAGGCGATCTCGTCCTCTATCTCGCGCACCCTTTGGTCCCGCGAGCGGTCCAGGAAGACCCTTTTCAGCGTGATTCCCGCGATGCGTGCCGGGGCCGTCCCCTTGCCCACCGCGCGAAGCGAGTCCTCGTCCAGCACCTGGGGGAGGTCCTCGAAGTTGACCAGGTTGGTCCCGGCCTTGAGCGAAAGCGTCGCCCTGCGTGTCACTTGGGCCCGGTCCGAAAAGACGGTGACGGATTGAATTGACGACCGGGCTTCCATCCTGGTGGTCTGCGCCGCGAGTGCCAAAGGCGAGCAAAGGACGAGGATGACGCAATAGAGCATTGTTCGAGTATTCATTGAGGACCTCGATGGCAATAAGCCGTTGTGATTTTGTTTTTCATGACTGGTAGTCGGTCAAGGGGTCTTTTTCTTCGCCGCGTAGCTGTAGTACTTGAGCCTGATGTTTTCCCACATGACAAGCCGCTGCTCCATCATGGTCATCACCCGCACCTCCCCGTCCTGTGACACCACGAACCCGATGCTGCCGGGGTTCTGGGAACAGTACCTCATCATGGAGCGGTGCCTTGTGCCGAAGTGGTTGTAGGCGGCCGGGCGCAGCTTTGCAGGGGTGGCCAGACGGTCGGTGGCGATGAAGAGGTTGTCCGGCTCCTGCCAGTTCTTGATCTCGACGCCGTACCCCTTGACCGCCAGGTCCGGGTCCATCACCACCAGCCCGTCAACCCGGGTCAGAAGGGCGACGAACCAGATCACGCCGTCGATCTCGTTCTTGTTCGCCCTCAGGTCCTTCTCCAGGCGCCTGAGCTGGAAATACTGGCTGGAAAGGATCTCCTTGGGCTTGGATTCCGAGAGCCCCAGAAGGTGTTCCTCCAGGTAATCGGACTTGATCTTGGTGACGGCGTTGGTTTGCAGCGAAGTGGGGAGGCGGTCGTAGTCGATGCCGTATTTCACGTTGAGATGGGCCGGATCGATCTCCTGCGTGATGAGGATGGCACCGCCATTTCTTATCTTCTGGATCCTGAGCAGAATCCGGCATAGCGCGGAAATCCACTGCTGGGTGTGGAATTCGTCCATGCCGGCATCGGTCATGTAGACGTCGTCGGGGAGGTGGCTGCGCACTTCACGCAGGTAGCGCTTGATCCCTGGGTCCAAGAGGTCGCGGACCGGCCCTTCGCGGAAGATGTCGAGCGAGAAGCGGATCAGCTCGTTCACCCTGAGCTCGGCCACCTTCTCGTAACGCATGTAGACTACGATGTTGCCGATACCCTCCACGCTGGCCTGGAAGATGCCGGGGCGCTCCGGCTCTATCTCGGCGCTTCGGTTGAGGAACTTGTGGAAGCGGTTCTGCTGGTCCACCAGCCCCCAGATGAAGAGCTTGTGCTCCTTGTCGGGCCAGATGACGAAGGAGGAGGTGCGCAGGTCGGTCGACTTGGCGATCTTCACCACGTTGGAGACTGAAAATGGGATCGGCTCGGCGAAGGGGATATAGCTCCAGCGGTCCCGTACCGGGTTGCGCGGCGGCTTGGGGTCGGGCTGCTCGGGGTCAAGGTAGACCATGTGGAAGATCACCGGCTCCGATTCCTCGGTCCTGAGGCTGGAGTAGTACATGGTCTCCATGAGGTCGACTATGATCTTCTCGTCCGGCACTGCAGTGCGACGCCTCCTGAGTTCCGAGCAGACGGTTTCGGCAAGGTTGCGCGGGGTCTTGTTCCTGCCGCTCATGGCCGGTACCCCCCGAGGTAAGGCCCGAGGATGGGCTCCAGGTGGCGTTTTACGCCGTCGAAGAGCTGCAGCGTGAGGTCCGTGGGGTTTTGGCAGTAGTAGCTCGAGGGGGCGAAGTTGTAAAAGATCCGGCATGCGAAGGGACGGACGCCGTAGATGCCGCAGTTTCGCTTTTTCAGGTTGAAGAAGGGGCAAAAGCCGCTGTCGTCGGAGCGCTTGGGCAGGAGGTCTAGAAGCTCCTTTTCGTGGGCGAAGACGTCGGGGCTGCACTTGCAGCACTGGCCGGTTTTGCAGCCGGCGCCTTCGCTTTCGCTGCGGCATAGGGAGAGGCCGAAAACCCGCCGGCTGAAGCTCTCAGCCGCGCGGTAAACGAAGGAGACCTGGCGAGCGCGGTCGGCGCCGGCGCGGTCCGCGTTTATCAGGTGCTTCTTCAGCCGCTCCAGTTCCCGCGCGACCTGCTCATTAATGGTGAGGGGGTGGGCTGCAGGCATTGCCACTCCGTTTCATGCTGGATACTGGGCAAACTCAAGGAGAATGCCGTCAGGACCGTGAAAATATATCAGCTTTTTGCCGGTCTTCTGCCAGGTCTGGATCTCGCCTATGAACTGCACCCCGAGGCCGCGCAGCCTCCCGACCTCGGCCTCGATGTCGCTTACCGCGAAAGCCAGGTGCCGGAACCCGATCCTGTTTGCCTCGCCGTTCTCATCGCCGCCGGAGGCGGCGGAGTCAAACTGCAGCAGTTCGATGGAAACGTTCGATCCCGGGTGCTGCAGCGCCACGAAACGGCCCCCGGCGCAGCGGATACCGGTCAGCTTCTCCAGGAATTCCAGATCCAGTTCGGAACTGATCCCCTCGGTGCAGCCGAGCAGTAGGAAAAACTCCTTTGCCTTCTGCAGGTCGCTCACCACGATATTGATGTGGTCCATCTTCATGATCATCTGGTCAATCCCCCCACTTTATCTCGCTCCTGTCGAAACTGATGTGGTAGCGGAGTTCCCTGAGGAAGTTCATGCCGAGAAGGCCGTCAGCACCGCCGCCCTGGATGATGAGAAAGTCGATGCCGTATTTCCGGTTAGGCCCTACCAGGACGTAGTCCATCTCGGCGCGGCTGGTCACATGGTAACCGGTGCCTATTCCCTGGGCGACGGCCCTTTTTGTGTCGTTCGGGTTTATGTTGAGCTTTTCGGCAAGCTGCGGAGTCATGGTGGAAACCTCCGCGCCGGTATCGAGGACGAAGCGTGCGGTGACTTCATGCCCCCGGTAGCTTAGGGTTACCGGAAGCAGCACGCGGTTTCCCTTTATGGCCACCGGCATGACAGAATTGTCGGAACTCTCTTGTTCCCGTTTTGCTTTTTTCTTGTTCTTCTTGGGGATCTTCGCGGGGTTGTCGGTGAAGGTGATGGTGCCGTGTTCATCTTCGTACTGGTACATTTCGCTGTGTACCGGCACTGCGACCAGCAGGGTGGCCAGGCTGAGCAGGGTCACACAGATTATGGCTCTGTTAATGATCAAATACTCCTCCCTCAGAACCCGTTATCGCTGCCGCAGCCTTGATGCCGCTTGCTCCGCCTCCTGAATGGCGTCTTGCGCAAAGAGAACTTATATTAATACGCACATGTTGTAAATTGAAATGCGCAGTGGAGAGAAACGGGTCAGTATGATTAACCTACTTTTGTGGTAGACAATATATATTCTTTTCTTGACTGATTTAATTTTATTTTGTACCTTACCTAAAACTCCCATGGGAGTGGGGTATTTGCCCCCTGCATCACGTGTTGCGGTATCTGGAGAGGGAGGCAGCTTTGAAGATCGATCAGAAGAAATTACGGGAACTCCTCTTAGCTCCGGCTTTTTCCCTGTCTCCGGACCAACTCAGACGTGAAGGCAACGTTTTCCTGGTTGGCGGCAATCTTCCTGAACGCCAGACCCTGGAAACGCTTTACGACAGTCACTATCAAAGCAACGCAGCCCTGTTTCACCTCACCTTCGGCAAGGTAGACCAGTTTGGGAGCGGCGAGGCACTGGCCCGGGTCATCAAGAAAAACTTCAACGTGCACCTGGCGGCGACGCTCGATTTTCCTGCACCTTCCCACCTCATCGAGCGAGCTTACGCAGCCGGCGTCGACATACTGGATATACCTTTGCCCGCCCCGGGCATCGCAGCGGAGCATGCAAAGGAGCGGTTCAAGGCCCTCAATATCGCCCGTTCCGTATTCCCGCGCTGGTCGGTGGTTTCGACACTGGTTGCCGGGGAGGAGCCTCCTGCCGTGACCATTGCCGGCATCGACGCCCTCCTGGCCTCGGAGGTAATACCGCTGGTGGTCCTGTCGCAACGGGCGGCCAGGCACCCAGACGACGAGATCGCTCGCATCTTCACCCATCTGCAGGCCGGCTGGCGCAGGCACAGGTGCGTTCTCAAGCCTTTGCTGCCGCTGATCCGGTTGACCACCCCGCTGGTCCCGGCGGCGCCGCGCAACATGTTGCGAGGGTTCATCGACAGCATCGAGGACCGGCGCTTGCTTGCCGCCTCCGACCTGAGGCGGATACTCAGGGTGAAAGAAGTTGCGGAATCATTCGATTCCGCAGGCCTATAGCGAATTGCTTCAATAGGATCAAAAGGGGCAGCCGACCGAATGAACCACGACGATTTCCTACAAAAACCACTGAAGATCGACAACCGCCCCATGTGGCTGATTCTGCTGGATCGCACCGCCCGCTACCAGGTGATGGCTGCGGTGGTACTGGTGGTCGGCTTTCTTATCCGCCTTTCACCGCCCGACGGTCTTTCGGTCGAGGGGTACCGCTCCCTGGTGCTCTTTGGCGGGACCATCTTCTTCTGGGTTTCAGGGCTGCTCCCCATCGCGGTGACCGCGCTCCTCTCCATGGTGATGTTGCCGCTTCTGGGGATCATGGATGCCAAGAAGACCTACTCGATGTTCGGCAACGAAGCGGTATTCTTCATCCTTGGCGCCTTCATACTGGCGGCGGCGATGACAGGAACCGGGATCTCCACCCGTCTTGCTCGCGCCATGCTCGCGAAGTTCGGCAGGACCCCCAAGAGCCTTGCGCTCACCGTATTCCTGCTTTCAGCGTTTCTCTCCTTCATCATGAGTGAACATGCCGTCGCCGCCATGCTCTTCCCGGTGATCACCGAGATCACCGTGGCGCTGAACCTGGAGAAGGGCAAAAGCAAGTTCGGGCAGCTCCTCTTCATGTCCATGGCCTGGGGCTGCATCATAGGCGGCATCGCCACCTTCCTTGGAGGCGCGCGCGCCCCGCTTGCCGCCGGGCTTTTGAAGGAGTCGACCGGCCTTCATTTCAGCTTCATCGAGTGGAGCTCGGCCGCCTGCCTCATCGTTTTCCCGCTCTTGTTCATAGGCTATCTCGTGCTGGTGAAGTTCTTTCCCCCGGACCTCGTGGACGTGGAGGTGGGAAGGAAGTTCCTGAACGGCAAGCGGCTGGAGACCGGTAAGATGGGGTACGACGAGATGCTGACCGCACTGGTCATGGTGGCGACCGTGGTCGGCTGGATGTGGCTGGGAGAGAAAACCGGGCTCGCCGCCATCGCGATACTGGGAGCGGCGGCTTTGTTCACCTTCAAGGTCGTCAGCTGGCAGAAGATCGAGGAGTACGTGAACTGGGGGATCATCCTCATGTACGGGGGGACCATAGCGCTTGCCTCCGCCATGGAGAAGACCGGTGCTGCGGTGTGGCTCGTTGACAAGGGGCTCGGGAACGCGCAGCACTCGCCTTTGGCCATCGTCGCCGTAGTCTCCCTGGTCGCCATCGTACTGACCGAGTGCATCAGCCACGCGGCCGTGGTCGCCATACTGATGCCGGTCGGCATGGGGCTTTGCCAGAGCACGGGGATGGACCCGAAGGTGATGACGCTTTCCATCGCGCTCCCCGCGGGTCTTGCCTACTGCCTGCCGATGGGAACGCCGGCAACGGCCATCGCCTATGCCTCGGGTTATCTCAAGAGCCGCGACATCATTGTCTCAGGCTGCGTGATCATGTCTATCTCGTGGCTGCTGTTCATGGCGTCGGTGCTTTTCGTCTGGCCCCTGATAGGTCTGAAAATTTAGCGTGGCAGATGCCACCGAAAAACTGTATAAGCAGGAGGTGCGTTAGGATAATCCGTTTCAAGGTGAAGCCATGATTTCAAAGAAGACCAAGTACGGGCTGAAGGCACTTATCTACCTGGCCCGCCAATATGACAAAGGCCCGATCCTTATCGCCGATTTGGCGCGTGATGAAAATCTCCCCAAGAAGTTCCTCGAGAACATACTGCTTTCCCTCAAGAACAATGGCATCCTGCAAAGCCGGAAAGGGAAGGGTGGGGGGTACTACCTGGGGCGGCATCCCAGCAAGATCACCTTCGGGCAGGCGATCCGGGTGATGGAAGGGCCGCTGGCGCCGGTTCCCTGCGTCAGCGAGACCGCCTACGCGAAGTGCACCGAATGCGAAAACGAGGTCACCTGCGGCATCAGGCTGGTGATGAAAGACGTGCGGGAGGCGATGGCTGCGATCCTGGACGGGACTACGCTCGCCGACGTTTTGGAGAAAATCGACACCGCGGAGCAGGGGCAGCGCGGCGTGTTGGACTTCTGCATCTGATTTCCCGGCCCAGGAAGGTAGAACAT from Citrifermentans bremense harbors:
- a CDS encoding response regulator, whose amino-acid sequence is MKILAIDDNHDNLLTLKALLDIFMPEARLITSQSAQDGMRRALLEAPDAILLDIQMPGMDGYEATRRLKGNSSTQHIPIILVTAHRTDPSGKVRGLECGADAFLSKPIDEAELVAQIRAMVRIKRSEDALRQERDNLEALVQKRTSELLLMNQVLTENLARLAENEERYSRAVRGTTDGLWDWNMVTSECYFSPRWKELLGFADDELENQVDTFYSRLHADDVALAQEALEAHLAGKAPLDVELRLKHREGQYLRFRIRGQAEWDSLGAPVRLSGALSDVTERQLMEEQLRQSQKMEAVGQLAGGVAHDFNNILTVIAGYANMLRMDLPPHGNEVRLAEQIALATEKAAELTKGLLAFSRKQPMAPQKLDLGEVVQRVENFLVRVIGEDIQLKTRLLPDSLPVWIDPGQIEQVLINLAANARDAMGNGGTFTIATGLLEADGSLPSFCGPNGRYAVIIVSDNGKGMDAETSKRIFEPFYTTKEVGKGTGLGMAIVYGIVQQHKGYIAVNSKPGEGTSFSIYFPLAEDEVEMYREPAADLEPEQGTETILVAEDDPSVRNLVDMVLTKYGYRVILAENGQEVVDRFTAHSSDIGLILMDIIMPRKNGIEAFAEIKKLQPEAKVLFTSGYTSDFIESRGMEEGVELIMKPVQPVQLLRKVREVLER
- a CDS encoding short chain dehydrogenase encodes the protein MRIIVVGATGTIGKAVARLLSTEHEVVRVAFRSGDFRVDMSQKESIESMFREAGEFDALVCAAGVARFGSLAELTDDDFQTGLTGKLMGQVNLVRVGMHYIRDHGSFTLTSGVLSHQPMPGSSSISMINAGLEGFVRAAALELPRGIRINVVSPPWVKETLEALDMDSSAGMPAQDVAQAYWASIHGARSGLVINARDFT
- a CDS encoding BamA/TamA family outer membrane protein, whose amino-acid sequence is MRTLLLAATLVLCTVSLSFAAKFDTSFSYSTIETEHFSIHYHQGLEEVSRKVAAIAEETHPLLAREFGWQPAGKTQVVLIDDSDFINGLAVTIPYNAVYLQVVPPSVASTLGEYDDWLRVLFTHEYAHILSADPARGYSKVTRAIFGKPFPSLDPLSVLFFIATAPPNTFLPRWWHEGMATWAESKYTGVGRGKGTYYDMVFRSAVADDDLPSVDQINGDVPYWPSGHLAYMYGYRLQRYIAETYGPEAAGKLAIAHSGRFPYLINSPPEDLFNGKDYSDIYRDMIVALKLEQRARIKELSRVPFTPLTVVNDQGENLTNPRYSPDGSRIAFTRRDPNDHTSVVVTDASGKNVLAQFRRQLSDGSLSWSPDGKSLYFTQAEIERGFNVYQDLYVHHLESGETKRLTRGERLGNAQVAPDGRTAAAVVSSRGSQNLALFDLSLGDKAQPLPVTGYTLERVSSPSFSPDGRSICYILTDNTGMSALRIYDTAEKTDRALFRASHTFAFPIWAPDGSAIYYISDETGVFNLFAFDLKGGSSYQVSHLLAGAIQPAPAPDGSSLLLASYSSKGFKIARMEIDRSRWSLTRGPSLPSARTASLATEAEADSAAAPSPSRYSAAKTLLPRFWLPKIYGDGSDQSVIGAFTAGADVLGYNSYAISAAYSEGRKRGYFNLTYLNDYFYPTLSLRAHNEPFVYSDLYQKGYDFWEVNRGAELEASIPVNFLESSYRIKGGYELLDQKALSRLSSDGTFGGIPVFQGRRNNLFAGISYSSALKYPYSISPEEGCDLTFLYRYFGRDIGADQNLSEYSARYEQYLRLSKTQLPHPVLYLRLSAALADGDLQYGQQAFQIGGAPSEYNQYPLRGYPTRSMTGKYVATGTVEYRAPLAYPFTGPGTAPAFLEKVHGALFADAGQVWDDNRSFHANETRVGAGAELRADMTIGYWAKVTPALGFAHGFNRGGENQVYFTLYLGL
- a CDS encoding mucoidy inhibitor MuiA family protein; the protein is MNTRTMLYCVILVLCSPLALAAQTTRMEARSSIQSVTVFSDRAQVTRRATLSLKAGTNLVNFEDLPQVLDEDSLRAVGKGTAPARIAGITLKRVFLDRSRDQRVREIEDEIASLTRQVESIEAKRKALASQRAFIDSIRVGWSERISKELSAGKPTTAELGEAVRFVGDNVGKVEQQLNEAEAAKKPLNDKIAALRKELEQHLAETHREVKSAQVAIEADRDLKFDLDLSYLVSQATWEPLYDVRLGADGKEAELVYRAQVAQKTGEAWPGVKLSLSTAAPEVGGGAPELSPWHVSFYEPPRPIAYAPRAMKEMAAPAPEPAFGAYPVGSAADRVEEAQPLTSDVAQGQTSVLFQVARPVDVPADGTRAGSVIASEKVPVNAEYLTVPKLSPRVYLKSKVLNNTPYPLLAGEVNIFNDATFVGKSRVKTVSSGEEFDLYFGSDDQVKVKREAARVAKKAGLISGNNVTYHVTIELENFKKKEVALTLLDQQPLPSNAEIKVKLEDADPLPSEAKEDGTLEWKLNLAPGEKKKVSYDIVIEYPKGRELVGVE
- a CDS encoding putative sensor domain DACNV-containing protein gives rise to the protein MSGRNKTPRNLAETVCSELRRRRTAVPDEKIIVDLMETMYYSSLRTEESEPVIFHMVYLDPEQPDPKPPRNPVRDRWSYIPFAEPIPFSVSNVVKIAKSTDLRTSSFVIWPDKEHKLFIWGLVDQQNRFHKFLNRSAEIEPERPGIFQASVEGIGNIVVYMRYEKVAELRVNELIRFSLDIFREGPVRDLLDPGIKRYLREVRSHLPDDVYMTDAGMDEFHTQQWISALCRILLRIQKIRNGGAILITQEIDPAHLNVKYGIDYDRLPTSLQTNAVTKIKSDYLEEHLLGLSESKPKEILSSQYFQLRRLEKDLRANKNEIDGVIWFVALLTRVDGLVVMDPDLAVKGYGVEIKNWQEPDNLFIATDRLATPAKLRPAAYNHFGTRHRSMMRYCSQNPGSIGFVVSQDGEVRVMTMMEQRLVMWENIRLKYYSYAAKKKTP